In Candidatus Cloacimonadota bacterium, the DNA window TGGATGCCAAAGCTCTGTGGAATCTTGTGTTTTTGGCATAACTGGTAGCCAGCCCCTCAAAAAGCCAGCGCGAGGGAATTAATTGTACAATCTCGGGAACAGGATGTTTATCGTATAGTTTAAGGTTTTTATTCATGCGCTCAAACTCAATTACTGCTCCCCCAAAGATAATTTGCGGAATAAGAATTAGAGGTAATAGATTGATTATTGCCCGATTTTCTTTTATTAAAGATGAAGTTAACAAACCCAAAGAGTTACCCACCAGAGCTGCCAAAAAGAAATAGGAAACACTAATGAAGCCTAAGCCTCTAATATCTAATACTCTTGCGGCAATAACATGATACAAAAAAGCTTGAACAAATCCAAAAAGAGATAAGGTAAGCACTTTGGAAATCTGATAACTGCTCATTTTAAGATTCATCAAGCGTTCTCTGAGAATTATCTTGCGCTCGCTAAATATTTCTTCAATCGAATTAGACATGCCCAAGAATATGAATGCAATAATGGAGACGAAGATGTAGATGAAAATATTGTTATTATCATTATAGCTGTAGCTTCCGCTGGTATTGTGTCTTAGTATAAATGATATTATCAAGCTTAATAAAGGTGCTTCAATAAAGGTAATGAGGTTATTGCTTTTGTTTCTTATCTTCATGCGAAAACTGCGAGAGATAAAAGCACCTAAGCTAATGAAATATGAGCGGAGTCCCAAACGTTTTCTTAAGCGTCTGAACCCAATTCCTCGAGAGAGTGAATCCGGTGCTTCGCCCTGGATTAGTTCATACAGCATCTTACGTTTGAACTTGTCGCGCCAGTAATCCGGCGGGAATTTTCGTTTGGCTTGCACCTGTTTTTTCGTTTGTTCATAAACCGGTTCACCACGTTGATTATATTCCGGATACGTTATGATATCGTAGAAATAATCTGATGTCATAAGATGGCGTTTTTTTTCTATCTCTGCTTTGCGATTGCTTATCTGACTCAACTCTTCATCAAAATAGGGAAAGCTTTCAACCGGGGTTCCGTAAAAGGCTAACTTGCCACCCATATCCATCATTAAAACACGGTCAAACCTGCGGTAAATGCTGCTATTTGGCTGATGAATCGTAACCACTACAATTTTACCTTGTTGACAGAGGTAGCTCAAGATGTCGATGATTTGTTCGGCATCATTAAAGGATAAGCCACTAGTGGGTTCATCGCAGATTATTATTGTAGGTTCAAATAATAGTTCCAGGGCTATATTGAGGCGTTTACGTTCTCCTCCGCTGAGGTTTTTGGTTTTAAAATCTCCCACTATTGTGTCTTTATGGTGGCTAAGACTTACCTGATTGAGGATGTTGTTTACTTTTTGTTTTAGCAATGTAGTCTGAATATGTGGCATTCGCAGGCGAATTCGGTACCATAAGTTCTCATATACGCTAAGATTGGGATATAGTAAGTCATCTTGAGGCACGTATGCCATGTGTTCCAGAAAATAATTGATATTGGAATAAAGATTTTTGCCGTCGATGCTAATCTTTCCATAAGTAGGAGTTATTTCAGATGAGAGAACCTTAGTAAGAGTAGATTTTCCACATCCGCTTTGTCCCATAATTGCTATCAGTTGGCCGCGTTGAGCTTCAAAAGAAACAGAATCTAAAGCAAGTTTGCCATCTGGAAAATAGTGTTTAACATCTATAACGCTCAAGGTTTCTATTTCGAAAGGAGTTTCTATCAGATCGTAAAGATTGTTTATTCTAAAGTTTCGTTTTCCGATGGTGAGGATATCCGAATTGAGGTTTATTGGTAGAGCTTCGCTTACCAGTTTACGGTTTACAAATATACTAAACCCCTTTTTTGGCGGCAAAACGTAGTAGTTACTATCACGTAATTCAATAACTGCTATGCTGTTATCCGCATCTTCCCGGCTAGTATTATAGTAACCTTTATCAAAACAAATATAGAGTTTCTTGGGGATGTAATCTTCCACTCCAATTATTGCTCGGTGTTCAATAACCATGCCCAAATGGAAGGGAGCATAGCCCCTAATTTGCAAAGTGTCGTCAAAGAACACCTCAAATCTTCTGCCATGAGACATCTCTTTGCCATTTAGAGCAACAGATCCGGAATGAACAATAAAACTATAAGTATTCTTGCTTTTATGGACGGTAAAATCGTATCCACTTTTGCGAAATACAATGTCATCTTCCTCATCTCGCAAGTTATAAATTCTTTCTAGGCAGTTGTAGGAATACTCTCGGTCTAACAAGCTAATACTGCAATCCTTGTTTAAGAGGATAATGTTGTTATTGCTTACGGGATTGCCATTTAGCCTTATATTGCTACCTGCGGCAACAGAAAGGAACAGATGCTTGTCGATGGCAAATAGAGCACATTCGTATGGGCTTAAGTGCTCATCTCTATATGCCACATCGGCCTCATCACCATAACCAAATACTACATAATCTGAAAACACAGAATACTTAATGTGGCTTAGATGATGTCTGCAAGAAATACTAACCGGGTTCATCTGTCTATGCTCAAAATGATCCATTAAAGGCAAGAATTGGTCGGCGGCAATATTGAGATTCTTGCTTAATTCCATTATCTCTGTTAGTTCCGAAATAGCAAAATCTTCTTCGGTTTTAGCCATAATTATCAGAGATTGGATAATTCGTATTTTATCGAAAAGAGATAAATGCCTATCCAAATAAACAAGCACTTCATTTATTTCGTAATCAGATTCTAGAATTTGTTTTACATAGGCCTCCCAAGAAACATCAACCTGCGAAAACAGATTTACCAACAATGAGTACAGGATATTTATCTCGTTATTGGAGATGTGTTCATCGCTTTTTAGAATGTGCACATAGAGTCGCGTTACCATATCAATGGTTCTTTTGAGGCGATCTTGGGCGTCCTTCTGAAAAACAGGAGCCTTTAACATGTATGCTCCGCCTTTGGTGTTTTTCTAAGCTTCAAATAGCGCTCCCTATATGGCTACAAGTTCTCATATCTGTTTATTGGTAAAATCTAATCCATGATTGTTGTGTCAAGCAAAAAGTGGGCTCTAATTTTACTGCTTATTCTATCACGTGTTTGTAAAGAAGTCTATACAAGAGGCTTTCACCCATCAACTTCGCTGCATCGCTTTCTGCATTGCGTTCGGCTGTTTCTCGAGATTTGGCTGCGCTTTTCAATCCCGAATGATCTATATAGTTTAATGTAGCCCCGCTTTGAGGGTCAATTAAACTCAAGCGGATATTTGTATTTGCAGTATATTGCTTCAGATTGTTTATATAGTTTCCTTCTCTAGCTTCCACTCGTATTTGAAGTAGGAAATCTGCATCAGCCAATTTTTGTGCAAGGTCAACATTCAGATTTGCCAAATATCCAATTAGAGATTCTCGATAACCGCCTTGAAAGGCAGAAAGATAAGCGTAATCTAAAAATACTGAGGGGCGAGAAACTTCCAATGATAGCCAAACTGTATCGAAAATGAGATTTTGCCACACTTTTCGGGCTGTTGGATTTGTAATCATGTCCATATAATATTGCTTACAAATACTTAAGCCTATCGGTTGAATGGCTTCAAAACTATCAATACAGGGTAAAGTAAAGCTAAATTTACCTTCTTTATCGCTAAATATCGGATTTGTAAAATCTAGATATTCAGAATTTGCGGACATGGGCATATTGATAAGAGGGTTTTGTGAAGGCAATTCAAATACATTGCCTTCTAGAACAATATTTTTCTTGAGCTTAGCTTTCACCTTTTGGCTGTCGTTTTGCCAAGCATAGCTTATGCTTAATGGCAACTTGTGCAATCTGGAATAGATATCTGAGACGATGTTCCCCTTGGTGCCGGCCAAATCCATATCCGCATATTCAGATATTGTATCTAAGGCTAAAAGTAAGAGAGGAATGGCTACGGCGGGTTTGTGAATATTGGTATCGTATTGAACAAGCAAATCGTGTGCAGTGGCAACGGCTATATCTCTCTGCCTTTCCCTTTGAGCATAATACTCAGCCTTATTTACCCGATATAATACATAATATATGTTTTTGCTTTTATAACTCATAGTAGGAGTAAGATTCTTGATTTGTGCGCTGCTGGAACTGCGAATCTGGGCGATGTATTCACTACCGGATATGCCCATAATCTCAGTTTGAGTAAGCTTAATCTGCGTATCTATGGTAGTGCTGATCTGCATCGCTATTTCATTTGCTGCCAGCTCTTGTGCTCGTTCCCGATAATCCGGTAGTGTAGTAGGCACTTTGATTAGGGCACTAAAATATAAAGGGTCGTGGACTATACTATTAGTCCATTCGGGCACACTTTGGTTTGAAGAACACGCCCCTAAAAGGAGGAACACTAATGCTAAATAGCAATATTTCATTCAAGATACCCAATAAGATGTTCAACAATTTCGGTGCTTAGCATTTCTAAGACCATATTAGTCATTTCCGAAGCAGAAGGCGCCAGTATTTCTTCCTTGCTAATTAGTTTTTTCTGTTCAGTAGTTAATGCTCGCTCATCTCCACCAAGCTTGGTGCCCCAACTTTCCTGAAACTTATAGGAAGGATTAAAGCTATTGTGGGAAAGTATCTTACCTGTAGATACATCAACCAAAGTATAAGAAGCCAATATCTGCAAGCTTGCAGTTTTAGTGTATTTTGTAATGCTGCAGCTAATATCAATTTCTTCATCTTTTTCGCTATCTGCTACTACAGAAGTTTCGGTTATGCTTGTTTGGACTGTGCGTGGTTCATTGTAAGAAATCTGCAATATCTTTCCCGTCAGGATAGAATTAGCCCCTAAGAGATGACCGATGTTTGCCGCACTGTTTTCATCTATCATGCCCGATACACCAAGTTGTTGCTCTTTCATTAGCACATCTATACGGTCTCGAGTAATGAATTCCGTATACTCTAAAGCGTTATTTTGCTGTAAAAGATTACTTATAATAAGATCGCTGAGTATGTTGGTAAGAGCACCATAGGAACGATTGTTGCCCGATATGTCTTCAAAAGGTAAAATTGCTATGCGCATTACAGCTTTTTGCCTTGCAGCTTGGTATCTTTGTGCACTATCAAGATAGTTAGGAACAAAACTCATGGCTTTTTTAAACAGTTTCGCCGCTTCTTGCTGGCTTTCTTTATCGATACTAATACGGCTTTGATGAAGGGCTTTATGGTAATACAAATCCGCTGCCAATTCACTAGCTTCTGCAATTTCCGCACTGACATC includes these proteins:
- a CDS encoding ATP-binding cassette domain-containing protein; translation: MLKAPVFQKDAQDRLKRTIDMVTRLYVHILKSDEHISNNEINILYSLLVNLFSQVDVSWEAYVKQILESDYEINEVLVYLDRHLSLFDKIRIIQSLIIMAKTEEDFAISELTEIMELSKNLNIAADQFLPLMDHFEHRQMNPVSISCRHHLSHIKYSVFSDYVVFGYGDEADVAYRDEHLSPYECALFAIDKHLFLSVAAGSNIRLNGNPVSNNNIILLNKDCSISLLDREYSYNCLERIYNLRDEEDDIVFRKSGYDFTVHKSKNTYSFIVHSGSVALNGKEMSHGRRFEVFFDDTLQIRGYAPFHLGMVIEHRAIIGVEDYIPKKLYICFDKGYYNTSREDADNSIAVIELRDSNYYVLPPKKGFSIFVNRKLVSEALPINLNSDILTIGKRNFRINNLYDLIETPFEIETLSVIDVKHYFPDGKLALDSVSFEAQRGQLIAIMGQSGCGKSTLTKVLSSEITPTYGKISIDGKNLYSNINYFLEHMAYVPQDDLLYPNLSVYENLWYRIRLRMPHIQTTLLKQKVNNILNQVSLSHHKDTIVGDFKTKNLSGGERKRLNIALELLFEPTIIICDEPTSGLSFNDAEQIIDILSYLCQQGKIVVVTIHQPNSSIYRRFDRVLMMDMGGKLAFYGTPVESFPYFDEELSQISNRKAEIEKKRHLMTSDYFYDIITYPEYNQRGEPVYEQTKKQVQAKRKFPPDYWRDKFKRKMLYELIQGEAPDSLSRGIGFRRLRKRLGLRSYFISLGAFISRSFRMKIRNKSNNLITFIEAPLLSLIISFILRHNTSGSYSYNDNNNIFIYIFVSIIAFIFLGMSNSIEEIFSERKIILRERLMNLKMSSYQISKVLTLSLFGFVQAFLYHVIAARVLDIRGLGFISVSYFFLAALVGNSLGLLTSSLIKENRAIINLLPLILIPQIIFGGAVIEFERMNKNLKLYDKHPVPEIVQLIPSRWLFEGLATSYAKNTRFHRALASIQKKELTYLQSYRNATINYEEFQAKRSEMYYKKVRVAKKWDPNKTLNNYLNSAVSMMDGKVHNTKRNEFLSSFKLLGNWEYRTWTFNSIIIMLYVLVLNLITWAKLKFDFKE
- a CDS encoding LPP20 family lipoprotein, which encodes MKYCYLALVFLLLGACSSNQSVPEWTNSIVHDPLYFSALIKVPTTLPDYRERAQELAANEIAMQISTTIDTQIKLTQTEIMGISGSEYIAQIRSSSSAQIKNLTPTMSYKSKNIYYVLYRVNKAEYYAQRERQRDIAVATAHDLLVQYDTNIHKPAVAIPLLLLALDTISEYADMDLAGTKGNIVSDIYSRLHKLPLSISYAWQNDSQKVKAKLKKNIVLEGNVFELPSQNPLINMPMSANSEYLDFTNPIFSDKEGKFSFTLPCIDSFEAIQPIGLSICKQYYMDMITNPTARKVWQNLIFDTVWLSLEVSRPSVFLDYAYLSAFQGGYRESLIGYLANLNVDLAQKLADADFLLQIRVEAREGNYINNLKQYTANTNIRLSLIDPQSGATLNYIDHSGLKSAAKSRETAERNAESDAAKLMGESLLYRLLYKHVIE
- a CDS encoding CsgG/HfaB family protein; protein product: MTFTTCYKWLLVLGILIAMFACARNKRFQSQAESMIKQGKYESAAYFAIESLKLKPDYLKAQTSLKQAYPQAVLSRLERVNRLKESNDDYKWEKIHLEYNALNKLNKAVEALFPLINPENGLAIRFDVMDVSAEIAEASELAADLYYHKALHQSRISIDKESQQEAAKLFKKAMSFVPNYLDSAQRYQAARQKAVMRIAILPFEDISGNNRSYGALTNILSDLIISNLLQQNNALEYTEFITRDRIDVLMKEQQLGVSGMIDENSAANIGHLLGANSILTGKILQISYNEPRTVQTSITETSVVADSEKDEEIDISCSITKYTKTASLQILASYTLVDVSTGKILSHNSFNPSYKFQESWGTKLGGDERALTTEQKKLISKEEILAPSASEMTNMVLEMLSTEIVEHLIGYLE